One window of Salegentibacter sp. Hel_I_6 genomic DNA carries:
- a CDS encoding tellurite resistance TerB C-terminal domain-containing protein, with amino-acid sequence MIPKFLYSLLIIPLLLFQSESQHYKANSDVNLRNGPSTSYQVLDVLKIGDTIELIEESNTSWAKIKFNGNEGYSSLRFFEKVTIPTEEVNNSSSIDAVDREEEDYISKFWIQWLAIGGLLSLLIFYLGKRKRNRTAAVLLSLFTGFMGLQKFYLGKFWQGLFCLVFFWTLIPFLIGLYDMAKLSFMDEEKFQLMYNNIISDFRKEGLKEETINKKRNFASENFENTSMSSNEDIGAEPSAQNKRSSKKVINSDTNYPSFRYPPNSINSNPIYSENESQEILNKDDSSFFDDSIIDISEEAIDTQIPEQQTEGETPATKNNISQDFNDVPYWRQFYVYSYKDILLASEAQKKYYKYFRNKILEGIKIDIDGNTNYAFILYFDLLQDYENHRDVVTLEKQFKLLGECCSKTRSYSLYSLIDVLKERNDEYSKKKLEKLQDPYSRYELGFSDYDPYSYRLGRRYKEKLQLTEKQETWLNKFHNPSNVFNSIEGCCIAIIQLYLKVLGNLDEKLKIEGRDLNTEVTALKEQVKTQSSPYKNVYDFNFMEERVQEEIFLTFFKRTENVVRKKFHHKRKISEEFSITEKKLNIQFEENLGESFNQILNEKDNSIATPDLPTQIELNEQNVNRWKIEFKEISSYLIAKEKNNFIQKIGDLETANQKNPNIENIFFESSKAIAKFDRTKALEYYVKYINYDLNSDKIHNKKLTKTVQKSLFRNQEELINFEKIIQNLIDNRNLTNALNEIKDFYKPKRRRIVLNQKEIEDVKNKHNKTVSILSGYLEDEEKEIQKINDSEEVELSFTKVTASHTSLFLEDLNLNPFHEEMLTRIASNSFSIEQKTVEEMALEKGQLKNQLIDDINEICSEILEGEFLIEEDEDYYIMEESFYKDLIKKQ; translated from the coding sequence ATGATTCCTAAATTTTTATATAGCCTTTTAATAATCCCACTTCTTTTATTTCAATCAGAATCTCAACATTATAAAGCAAATTCTGATGTCAATTTAAGGAATGGTCCTTCCACTTCATATCAAGTTCTTGATGTTTTAAAAATAGGAGACACAATTGAATTAATTGAAGAATCAAATACCTCATGGGCAAAAATCAAATTTAATGGAAATGAAGGATACTCCTCCTTGAGATTTTTCGAAAAAGTAACTATACCCACAGAGGAAGTGAATAATTCTTCATCCATAGACGCTGTTGATCGTGAAGAGGAAGATTATATTTCTAAATTTTGGATCCAATGGTTAGCGATTGGAGGCCTATTATCCCTCCTGATTTTTTATTTAGGAAAGCGGAAGAGAAATAGGACTGCTGCAGTACTTTTATCCCTGTTCACAGGGTTTATGGGACTACAAAAATTCTACCTCGGTAAATTTTGGCAAGGTTTATTTTGCTTAGTTTTCTTCTGGACTTTAATTCCTTTCCTAATTGGTCTTTATGATATGGCCAAATTATCTTTTATGGATGAGGAAAAATTCCAGCTCATGTACAATAATATTATTTCTGATTTTAGGAAAGAAGGTTTAAAAGAGGAAACAATAAATAAGAAGAGAAATTTTGCATCAGAAAATTTTGAAAACACCTCCATGTCTTCAAATGAGGATATAGGTGCCGAGCCTTCGGCACAAAATAAAAGATCATCTAAAAAGGTTATAAATTCTGACACTAATTACCCATCTTTTAGGTATCCTCCCAACTCCATAAATTCTAATCCTATATATAGTGAAAATGAATCCCAGGAAATTCTAAATAAAGATGATTCCAGCTTTTTTGATGACTCTATTATTGATATTAGCGAGGAAGCAATAGATACCCAAATTCCAGAACAGCAAACTGAAGGGGAAACACCTGCTACTAAAAATAATATAAGTCAAGATTTTAATGATGTTCCATACTGGAGGCAATTTTATGTCTATTCTTATAAGGATATCTTATTGGCTAGCGAGGCACAAAAGAAATACTATAAATATTTTCGAAATAAAATTTTGGAAGGTATTAAAATAGATATTGACGGAAATACCAACTATGCTTTCATTCTATATTTCGATTTACTTCAAGACTATGAGAATCATCGTGATGTTGTTACATTAGAAAAACAGTTCAAGTTGCTAGGCGAATGCTGTTCCAAAACCAGAAGTTATTCTCTTTATTCACTCATTGATGTATTAAAAGAAAGAAATGATGAGTATTCCAAGAAGAAACTTGAAAAGCTTCAAGATCCTTATTCGCGATACGAATTAGGTTTCTCAGACTACGATCCTTATTCTTATAGGCTTGGTAGAAGATATAAAGAAAAGCTTCAGTTAACCGAAAAACAGGAAACCTGGTTAAATAAATTTCATAATCCTTCAAATGTCTTCAATTCAATTGAAGGTTGTTGTATTGCAATTATTCAGCTTTATTTAAAAGTTTTAGGTAATCTGGATGAAAAGTTAAAGATAGAAGGCAGAGACCTAAATACAGAAGTTACAGCTTTGAAAGAGCAAGTAAAGACGCAGTCCTCTCCCTATAAAAATGTTTACGATTTTAACTTTATGGAAGAAAGAGTACAAGAAGAAATCTTCCTTACTTTTTTTAAGAGGACCGAAAATGTAGTTAGGAAAAAATTCCATCACAAAAGAAAAATTTCAGAAGAATTCTCAATTACTGAAAAGAAGCTAAATATTCAATTTGAAGAAAATTTAGGAGAATCCTTTAATCAAATTTTAAATGAAAAAGATAATTCCATAGCAACACCAGATTTACCCACGCAAATTGAATTAAATGAACAAAATGTAAATAGATGGAAGATTGAATTTAAGGAAATATCCTCCTATTTGATTGCAAAAGAGAAAAATAACTTTATCCAAAAAATCGGGGATTTGGAAACTGCAAACCAAAAAAATCCCAACATAGAAAATATATTTTTTGAATCATCTAAGGCAATAGCTAAGTTCGATAGAACCAAAGCATTAGAGTATTATGTAAAATATATAAATTATGACCTTAACTCAGATAAAATTCATAATAAAAAATTAACTAAGACTGTTCAAAAATCCTTATTTCGGAACCAGGAAGAATTGATCAATTTTGAAAAAATAATTCAAAATTTAATTGATAATAGAAACCTGACCAATGCATTAAATGAAATAAAGGATTTTTACAAACCAAAAAGAAGGAGGATTGTTCTCAATCAAAAAGAGATTGAGGATGTCAAAAATAAGCATAATAAAACAGTAAGTATTCTATCTGGTTATTTAGAAGACGAAGAAAAAGAGATTCAAAAAATAAATGATTCTGAAGAAGTTGAATTGTCCTTCACAAAAGTTACTGCTTCACATACATCCCTATTTTTAGAAGACTTAAATCTAAATCCCTTCCACGAAGAGATGTTAACTAGGATAGCGAGTAATTCTTTTTCAATTGAACAAAAAACAGTTGAGGAGATGGCACTTGAGAAAGGACAATTAAAAAATCAGCTTATTGACGATATTAATGAAATATGCTCTGAAATTTTAGAGGGTGAATTTCTTATTGAAGAGGATGAAGATTACTACATAATGGAAGAATCTTTTTATAAAGATTTAATTAAAAAACAATAA